Proteins co-encoded in one Malus domestica chromosome 09, GDT2T_hap1 genomic window:
- the LOC114823127 gene encoding uncharacterized protein codes for MAPLPGTDFSPLLVELGQRIERLKSNTFDNFVPTSSSNFCEEEEGNSSSSTSLGSEHINWEREEEMADNQDELRALEDFAQPIIPNSPSCILLPTEARNYDLKSSHFHMLPSFYGLPNEDPLAHVKEFYNVVSGLPLQGVSEANLRMRVFPYTLKDRAKGWLMTLAPGSLTTWDAVAKKFLEKFFSTQKTATLRGQIFNFKQDDGEPFNECWERFKGLLLQCPHHGLPLHLQMQIFYDGLTQTCQSTVDNAAGGALKKKNAQESYNIYEMLGSSAQHKDLRGKKVGIYETSSNHELSLQVSNLEKKLEAVLNMVPKANEVCAICNIPNHLTHQCPSREAYPEFVQEQVNLMNSYNQRPRNDVYSNTYNPGWRDHPNLSWKNNNFQNFQPKPAPTLEDTVKLLAQNTLQFQQATNSTFQQHSAALNKMETQLGQIADALNQREVGKFPSQPVILQRNQEQAKAITTLRNGKVINNRVGNEVTNEFDHVNAGVTQGENEKPNEEPSHANSSFEAPNLHKAEKPYTPPIPFPGRLAKSKQDKSFKDIFDILSKVNVNLPLLDVIRNMPAYGKFFKELNNYKKKYGPHEKVVVSENVSAVLQRKLPPKLKDPGSFSINITIGENKVEKAMLDLGASINLMPYSVYLQLGLGELKATTISLQLADRSVKYPRGIVEDILVQIDKLILPADFVVLDMEEAPIHDRELPILLGRPFMATAKTIIDVQNGLLTMTVLGETVQFKVFESLSHPSSSLECYAIDVLDSIVFSKFLQAQSIEPLQTVLTQSQD; via the exons atggcgccgttgccggggactgATTTCAGTCCCTT ACTTGTTGAGTTAGGCCAAAGAATTGAACGGTTAAAGAGCAACACTTTTGACAACTTTGTGCCAACAAGTTCATCCAATTTCtgtgaagaagaggaagggaaCTCATCTAGTTCAACAAGTTTAGGATCTGAGCACATTAATTGGGAAAGAGAAGAGGAGATGGCGGACAACCAAGATGAACTTCGAGCTTTGGAGGACTTTGCTCAACCAATCATACCAAATTCACCTTCATGCATCTTGCTTCCCACCGAAGCTAGAAACTATGATCTTAAATCTTCACATTTCCATATGCTTCCCTCTTTTTATGGCTTACCTAATGAAGATCCTTTAGCTCATGTTAAAGAGTTTTATAACGTTGTGAGTGGTTTACCTTTGCAGGGAGTAAGTGAAGCAAATTTGAGGATGAGAGTATTTCCTTACACCTTGAAAGATAGGGCCAAGGGTTGGTTGATGACCCTAGCACCTGGTTCCCTCACCACATGGGATGCCGTGGCTAAGaagttcttggagaagttcttttcCACTCAAAAGACAGCCACATTAAGGggacaaatcttcaatttcaaacaAGATGATGGAGAACCTTTCAATGAGTGTTGGGAGCGTTTTAAAGGCCTCTTGTTGCAATGTCCACACCATGGGTTAcctcttcacttacaaatgcaaattttttatgaTGGACTAACCCAAACTTGTCAATCAACTGTGGATAATGCAGCAGGTGGagctttgaagaaaaagaatgctCAAGAGTCATATAACATTTATGAGATGTTGGGATCTAGTGCTCAACACAAAGATTTAAGGGGTAAGAAAGTTGGAATATATGAAACAAGCTCTAATCATGAACTTTCATTGCAGGTATCTAACCTAGAAAAGAAGCTTGAAGCCGTGCTCAACATGGTACCAAAAGCAAATGAGGTGTGTGCCATTTGCAACATACCAAACCACCTTACTCATCAATGTCCATCTAGGGAGGCCTACCCCGAATTTGTCCAAGAGCAAGTGAACCTCATGAATTCTTACAATCAAAGGCCAAGGAATGATGTGTATTCAAACACGTATAACCCAGGGTGGAGAGATCATCCCAACCTTTCATGGAAGAACAACAATTTCCAAAACTTCCAACCAAAACCTGCCCCTACACTTGAGGATACGGTTAAGTTGTTAGCTCAAAACACCTTGCAATTCCAACAAGCCACAAATAGCACTTTCCAACAACATTCGGCGGCTTTAAACAAAATGGAGACACAATTGGGACAGATTGCTGATGCCTTGAACCAAAGAGAGGTTGGAAAGTTTCCAAGCCAACCCGTGATACTCCAAAGGAACCAAGAGCAAGCCAAAGCAATCACTACACTTAGAAATGGTAAGGTTATCAATAATAGAGTTGGCAATGAAGTTACTAATGAATTTGATCATGTGAATGCAGGGGTTACTCAAGGAGAAAATGAGAAACCAAATGAGGAACCAAGCCATGCCAATTCCTCATTTGAAGCACCAAATCTTCACAAGGCCGAGAAGCCTTACACTCCACCAATACCATTCCCTGGAAGACTTGCCAAGAGCAAGCAGGATAAGTCATTTAAAGACATTTTTGATATTCTAAGTAAAGTGAATGTTAACTTACCTTTGCTTGATGTCATTAGGAACATGCCAGCTTATGGGAAATTCTTCAAAGAGTTAAACAACTACAAAAAGAAGTATGGACCACATGAGAAGGTAGTGGTGTCTGAGAATGTAAGTGCAGTGTTGCAAAGAAAACTTCCACCAAAGCTTAAAGATCCAGGGAGTTTCTCTATCAACATTACCATAGGAGAAAATAAAGTTGAAAAGGCAATGCTTGATTTGGGTGCTAGCATCAACTTAATGCCTTATTCTGTGTATCTTCAACTAGGTTTGGGGGAATTGAAAGCCACCACCATTTCATTACAACTTGCGGACAGATCCGTGAAGTATCCAAGAGGTATAGTAGAGGATATTCTAGTTCAAATTGATAAACTAATCTTGCCTGCGGATTTTGTAGTGTTGGACATGGAAGAAGCGCCTATACATGACCGAGAGTTGCCTATTTTGCTTGGAAGACCATTCATGGCCACGGCCAAGACCATCATTGATGTGCAAAATGGACTCCTCACTATGACAGTGCTAGGAGAGACCGTGCAATTTAAAGTGTTTGAGTCTCTTTCTCATCCTTCTTCATCTCTTGAGTGCTATGCCATTGATGTGCTTGATTCAATTGTTTTCTCTAAGTTCTTGCAGGCACAATCTATTGAACCATTACAAACTGTTTTGACTCAATCTCAAGATTag
- the LOC114823126 gene encoding probable polygalacturonase At1g80170 gives MDTAIRRFSIGSLGRGGLTDNVEKVYVRDSVLKGTKNGLRIKTWQGGSGYARKISFEGITLDTVAKPIIIDQFYCDQQPPCQNQSTSAVKVSDVYFSRVHGTTSTDKAVELKCSQIVACTNIVLTDINIVSASPEDTTTGAYCFNAYGSAGPTVPLV, from the exons ATGGATACGGCTATCCGACGGTTCAG CATTGGAAGCTTAGGAAGAGGGGGCCTCACAGACAATGTCGAAAAAGTATATGTCCGAGACTCTGTCTTGAAGGGGACAAAAAATGGATTAAGAATCAAAACATGGCAA GGAGGATCCGGATATGCGAGGAAGATATCATTTGAAGGAATTACACTCGATACAGTTGCCAAACCTATTATCATTGATCAGTTTTATTGCGATCAGCAGCCACCTTGCCAAAATCAG TCGACATCGGCAGTGAAAGTAAGTGACGTTTACTTCAGTAGAGTGCATGGGACAACAAGCACAGATAAGGCCGTCGAATTAAAATGTAGCCAAATCGTTGCTTGCACCAACATTGTGCTTACTGACATAAACATTGTTTCAGCATCACCTGAAGACACTACTACTGGCGCTTACTGTTTCAATGCATATGGAAGCGCTGGTCCAACGGTTCCCCTTGTCTAG